Part of the Geobacter pickeringii genome, GAAATCGGCCGGTTCCGCGATCCCCGCAAAGGCGAAACCCTTTCTCCCCCCCAGATACCCGAACGGGAGAACCCCTTCCCCCGAGAGCGGCCGGACCCCCACGAGGGCATGCTCTGCCCGGCAGGAGGGGAGCCCAGATCGGACGGCCGGAGCGACCCCCGGCCGGCAGCGAGTGAAGATGACGAGGTCGGCCCGGGAGAGCGCCGAACGAGGCTCCCGCAGGAGCCCCGCCGGGAGGGTCAGCCCGGTGCCGAAGGGATTGGTGCAGTCAAGGAGAAGGATGTTCAGATCGCGATGGAGACGGAGGTGCTGAAAACCGTCGTCCAGCAGGAAAACGTCGGGATCAAGGCGCTCCCGGGCAAGAAGGCCTGCCCGGTGGCGGTCCGCGCCGATCACCACGGCAAGGCCCGGCACGCTCCGGGCCAGAAGCACCGGCTCGTCCCCTGCCTCCTCGGCCGCGAGAAAGAGTCGCTCGCCATCGGACACGACCGCCTCTCTCCCTTCCAGCGTGCCGCCGTACCCCCGGGAAAGGAGCACCACCCGCTTCCCCCGGGAAAGGAGCATCCGCGCCACGCAGGCCGCCATCGGCGTCTTC contains:
- the lpxK gene encoding tetraacyldisaccharide 4'-kinase, which translates into the protein MGGNGYLRELLGGRRTGLADRALLACLAPLSVVYSSGVQLRAAAYARGVLPTRRLDRPVISVGNLTAGGTGKTPMAACVARMLLSRGKRVVLLSRGYGGTLEGREAVVSDGERLFLAAEEAGDEPVLLARSVPGLAVVIGADRHRAGLLARERLDPDVFLLDDGFQHLRLHRDLNILLLDCTNPFGTGLTLPAGLLREPRSALSRADLVIFTRCRPGVAPAVRSGLPSCRAEHALVGVRPLSGEGVLPFGYLGGRKGFAFAGIAEPADFFEEVRRAGLALVGTRPLPDHSRYDDQTVTALAAAARAVGADYFITTEKDAVKIDRYLPRLGETYAACLELRLEDAGPLEMALNKIL